In Mytilus edulis chromosome 8, xbMytEdul2.2, whole genome shotgun sequence, the genomic window TTTGGTGGGAATGGTTGATTGGGTCCATGCTGGAATGGCTGATTTGGTCCTCCTTGATTAAATGGTTGACCTGGTATAAAAGGTGGTCTAGGCTGAGGTGGACCAGTTTGATTCATGGAGGGTCCATTAAACTGATCATTAATTTGTGGAGAGCCTCCTCTTCTGTCTGGACTATGTCTCCTATGAGGTGATCGTCTTCTTCTATCTTTATGACTATCTGGACTTCTGGACCTTTCATCATACAGAGGTGATCCCTTTAATCTATCCTTATTATTAAGTCCTGGAGGTTTTGCAATATCCAAGTCTAATATGGATACAGGCTTCTTTTGTCCAAATGAAGGCGAGTTCCTGTCATCTGATCCATGTCTCTTGTCACGTTTACCTCCACTCTTCTCAACATCAGGTTCTTTGAGGCTCTGATTCTCAATTGGGTCCAAGATTTTCACATCAGGTGGTGGACATGGAAGCCCAACCAGGAGCCGTTGATTTCCTACAGTTATTTCTCTTGGGGGTCCATTAAACTGCAACTCGTACCAATTTCCATCAATAATAATTTCATGAGAGGGACCTCCAAATGCTACCATATGAAATATTCCATCAATGCAGACCTCAACTGCCCTGTCTGTAGGAATTAAAAACTTCTGCCCGTTTATTATTACATCTCTAGGAGGTCCATCAAATCGTATACCCCGTGCTACACCATCCATTACAATAAAAGGAATTTTTCTATCAAGTCTTATCTGACATTGCAACCCATCAATAACTATATTTTTAGGCGGAGGAGTAAATCTCATTTCTACCCTTTCGTCATCCAAACGAACAAATCTTGGCTTCCCGCCATATGTTCCATATTCTTTTTTGTCTATTAATAGCATTCCATCTCGCCCATCTATCAAAACTGTATGTTCCTTATCACGAAATCGAATTATTTTAGGTGGTGCATCTATGCGCAAATTGTACAAAAATCCATCAATCCACATATTCCTGGGATTTCCATGATAAAATACTTGAGCTCTTTGATTAGGACCTGGGCCCCAGAAAACTTCCTTCACAGGGTCAGCAACTTTGTACACAGCAGTACCATTTATAAGAAGCGTTCTTCTTGTTTGTTCAATGAAAGCCTCCAACTGATCCCCTTTGAAAGGAATTATACGTTTTGGTCCTCCCATTCTGTAATGATGTGGCTGACCATTTACAACAATTTCTTCTGTGCCATCAGGGAATATATTCAGTACTCCATCTTTTATTCTTACCCCTCCTGGCATCATCCACCTGTCATCTCTGTCAGGGTCATAAATAGGTTTAGGAACTAAACGTGGTACTCTTTCATCTCTAGGAGGTTCTCTACGATTTTCATCTCTGGGAGTATCTTTACGATTTTCGTCTCTTGAAACATCTTTACGATTTTCATCTCTTGCAGCATCCCTATCTCTACGTCTATCATCTCTGGGTCTGTCTCTACGCCTTTCATCTCGATGACTTTCATTTCTGCCATGCTCTCTATGGGATTTTGATCTTCTTTCTTCCTTCTGAGATCCCCTATGAGTTTTTTGTTCACGGTTTTCTTTTGCAGGAGCCTTGAGAGCATCGGGAACTACAGGCTTGGGCATAGGCGCATCTTGTGAATTATCTGGAGAATTTTCCGATCTCAACATTTCCAACATTGCTCCTACAGCCAGTCCAGCACCTTCTTTTTTCTTCTCTTTAGGTTtaaaaactttttcttttttctctacATCGCGTTTGACAGGATCCAGTTTAGGTACAATGGGTGGTTCtttctcttttaaaataacaGGTCCAGGGCCTAGGAGACTTGGTTTTACCTCTTTGGGTCTATCTACTGGTGATCGTCCTACCTCAACATCAGGTCTCCTATCTATAAGTGGGCCTCTATCCATTTGAGTAGGCTTACGGAGGTCGACATCAAAATTCATAGCAGGGTCAGGACCAGGGATAGGTCTGTCTCTATCAGATCCAGTAACATCCGGCTCTTTATTCAATCTAGGACCAGGTCCAGGTCCAAGTAAGCTTGGTCTTACTGGTTCTTCTCTTGGACCCCTGTCATCTTTTGGTCTATCAGGTCCCCTGAACTGGTCCCTTCTTATATCTGCATCATGCTGGTGACTTCTATCTTTTCGAGGAGAACTGTACTCCATCAACGGTTCATTTTGTCGAGGAATAGGCGCTTTTCCTGGTGAGTTATAATCCATTAAAGGCTCGTTTAGTCTAGGTGGCAGTACTCTTTCATCTCGTCTATGAACTTCAGGTTCTAGAAGAGGCGGTTCATGTCCTGGATGGTGATGTCGTTTTTGTTCTTGCAGAGAATCAAATTCAGATAAACTTCTTAAAACTGTTTGAAGTTCCTGATGACTTAGTTCTCCAGACTTTCTTCTCATTTCcatttttcttaatatttgttCTCGATTCTCAATTCTCAATTCTTGTGGTACATCCTCTTCAGAAGGAGGCTGTCCAATCCTTTGCACTGGTTCATTATAACCAGGACTTCGACCTGGAGGTCTACTGAAGGGTGGTGTTCTGAAATCAGTATCCCTTGGAACCTTGGGTGCTTGGTGTCTCTGATCGAGTGAATCTTGTCTCTGATCTATGTCTTCTATACTTGATCTACGACTGTCGAAGTCCTGTGGATGATCAGCCTTGTATCTTGCCCATCCTAACTGCCCACCTCCTCTGGGGGAAATTGTATCAGCGTGTCTGTAATCCTGGTCTTCATTTCCAAATAAGGCACTgaaaaaattttaacaaattaaggAATTGTAAAAATTTAACAATGAATCTTTGCTTATGTTTTGAAGGTGATAATTGCTTTCATCCACTTCAATAGAACTCTGAttgatagctgtctcattggcattcataccacatcttattttctgTACTGGTGCAGATGCAGTTCTGCTGTGGGACAGTCAGTGATTCAAAACAAGAATgtttattatgaaatatttcaCATCTTTAAAAttgcacttaattttttttaatcaatttgtatttACTGAAAGCTCTCTTTGAAAGATAGTCATACTTATCGTGCTCATttctttctttgcattttttttaatgttctattTGATTTGTCTccacacaaaaaaacaaatctCTAGAGTTTACTTATCTTAAAATTTACctgattttatttattgtgttgtTACAAGCCAATCTGCTATTTATAATCGGTGCTGATTTTTTTAATGTTGCTTTAATCTTTGAAATTGGTGATGTAATATTCCATTTCAAGTTACTCGTCTGAGAATGGTTTTTAATATCATAACACATAGAGTCAAGTAGAGTGAGAACACTATGACGTCATAAACTAACGCTGTCTAGGAATAAACACAGTATCTACAGGCTTTTATCTCATGGCTGAGAAACTTTTCCTTTTTTTGAACCATATATAATTTATGAGGGTCTGTTTGGGGTTTACAGAATggataataatttacaaagaaaatttaaacaaaaacaaataagtagAGAGTATAAATGTGCTAAAGTATAAATTATAATTGTGGAATACAACAGAAAGAAGGTATAAATATAATACTAATTACAGAAATAATGAATGTATAGCATAAGATATCACCCAATTACAGAAATACCAAATAACTGTAATGTTTTTATGAGCATTGTACAGgttatgttaaatatttaaaaaaaaaaaaataaagataccaTAAAACAATGTAGAAATTTGAAGAATATTGAAATTAAGAACCCCCATCAAAGCCCTCATCTATAATGTCCCAATAAAATGTTCTGCTCACCTTAAATCTTCATTTAGCTTGGTATGAATGTGAACTGGTTCCATGGTAGGAAGGCCTCTTTCCTGACTGATTCTAGCTTTTTTACTGTTTCGGCCAGAGTCACGATCTCTATAATCCTGTCGTTCATCCAGATCCCTTTTATTAGAACCAGAAAGTCGACGATCATCTTGATCTTTATCCTTTCTTCTTTCATCAACATCTGTACCGGTACGCTTAGGTATCCTTGGTAAACTAGATATGGGTTTTCTATGTTCAATCTTATGTGTGTCTTCCATGGGTTCTTCATTCTGAGTTTTGGTGTCCTGTTTTAAATCAGTCTTACTTCTACTTTTACTACTACGTGTCTGAACTTTAGACCCTTTTCCGGTCTCTTTGACAGGAGACCTTGACCTTTCTCTGCTCTTTCTTGGCGACTTACTCCTTCTACTTCGAGTCTCTTTCCAACTATTTTCTCGTTCTCTGCTTTCACTTTTTCCATTTCTTTCTTCACTTGTTTTCTGATTGTCACGTTCTGAGTCTCCCCTAGTCCGTTTATTTTTGATATGTTGAGTTTCACTAGGGCTTAATTTACTTTTAACTTTTTCCTCGTCATTTGGTGATTTCCCTTTATCATGAGTATCTTTGTTTCTTGATCTGCCCTTGTCATGATTTTCTTGGCGTGGTTTAGTGTCATTATTTGTGCTTCTAACTTTTTCCTGACTATGACTACTCGTTGCTTTTAAATTCTTGACCTCTTGCTCCTTGGATTCTTTGACTCTTGTTTCACTGGCAGCCTTTCTGGGATctaatttcttttttctaggtGATGCAACTacacttttttcaattttcactttcactggACTTTCTAATTCCTTTGGGCTAGAATGCACTTTGTCTGgacttattttttctttttttacttcgACATCTGgcttttgtttatattgttttttcgGACTGAATGTATTTTGTTCCATAGGTTCATGTTTCAAACTTGGTATTGCTTGGTTATTTTGATTACCAAATTCCGACAAAAACGGTGATGCAGTCTGCATTGGGCGTGGCAATAACGCGCTAGGCATTGGAAATGGCAACATCCCTGGACCAGACGTCATGACAGGTGGCTGATGTATACTTTGAGGTGGCATAATGGATTCACTTGACAATGTCGGAGGCTCTGTTTCTCGTCCACCAAACTGATTCAATGGAACATTAGTGCTGGGACCAAAAAAGGTCAACTGAGGTTGTTCCTCACTACTTGGAAGAAGTTCAGGCTGTGCTGGCTTCAACCTCATTCTTGGATCCCTGCATACTCTTGGATCTCTTAGACGAGGGTCTTTTTGTATTCGAGGGTCTTTTTGTATCCGAGGATCTCTTGATATCGAAGTTGTTGCCTCAGCTGGTGCTTCCACACCAACAAATAAGTCAGTTGAATCTGATGAGTCAGGCTAAAACAGAACAAcagaatattatgaataaaaggagacaTTGATAAATGGTTGTTGTTGGGCTATGTgtcatattacttttttttactgCTTTGACCAGGTtcactgttttacaaaaggattttctcaaaatacattttgttgtcctgaattaacagtaataaaacaggctttgttttttattttaattgcttca contains:
- the LOC139486464 gene encoding uncharacterized protein isoform X1, whose translation is MEDVTEEYRNSLADLTQNSKPLINMLTMLAEDNEIHAAKIVQVIETHLQEVDATKKLPTLYLIDSIIKNLPKSTYPSFFSHNIVNIFCNMFEQVDEKTRQCMFKVRQTWNQHFSSRRMYALDVRVNNIDHAWPLTAPPPSMSSSIHVNPRFLAQQKEEQGLPLPEEPDDDDEAEMRRQLIAKQAEILKLQQKRLELELKETEARLKSQVKMPDSSDSTDLFVGVEAPAEATTSISRDPRIQKDPRIQKDPRLRDPRVCRDPRMRLKPAQPELLPSSEEQPQLTFFGPSTNVPLNQFGGRETEPPTLSSESIMPPQSIHQPPVMTSGPGMLPFPMPSALLPRPMQTASPFLSEFGNQNNQAIPSLKHEPMEQNTFSPKKQYKQKPDVEVKKEKISPDKVHSSPKELESPVKVKIEKSVVASPRKKKLDPRKAASETRVKESKEQEVKNLKATSSHSQEKVRSTNNDTKPRQENHDKGRSRNKDTHDKGKSPNDEEKVKSKLSPSETQHIKNKRTRGDSERDNQKTSEERNGKSESRERENSWKETRSRRSKSPRKSRERSRSPVKETGKGSKVQTRSSKSRSKTDLKQDTKTQNEEPMEDTHKIEHRKPISSLPRIPKRTGTDVDERRKDKDQDDRRLSGSNKRDLDERQDYRDRDSGRNSKKARISQERGLPTMEPVHIHTKLNEDLSALFGNEDQDYRHADTISPRGGGQLGWARYKADHPQDFDSRRSSIEDIDQRQDSLDQRHQAPKVPRDTDFRTPPFSRPPGRSPGYNEPVQRIGQPPSEEDVPQELRIENREQILRKMEMRRKSGELSHQELQTVLRSLSEFDSLQEQKRHHHPGHEPPLLEPEVHRRDERVLPPRLNEPLMDYNSPGKAPIPRQNEPLMEYSSPRKDRSHQHDADIRRDQFRGPDRPKDDRGPREEPVRPSLLGPGPGPRLNKEPDVTGSDRDRPIPGPDPAMNFDVDLRKPTQMDRGPLIDRRPDVEVGRSPVDRPKEVKPSLLGPGPVILKEKEPPIVPKLDPVKRDVEKKEKVFKPKEKKKEGAGLAVGAMLEMLRSENSPDNSQDAPMPKPVVPDALKAPAKENREQKTHRGSQKEERRSKSHREHGRNESHRDERRRDRPRDDRRRDRDAARDENRKDVSRDENRKDTPRDENRREPPRDERVPRLVPKPIYDPDRDDRWMMPGGVRIKDGVLNIFPDGTEEIVVNGQPHHYRMGGPKRIIPFKGDQLEAFIEQTRRTLLINGTAVYKVADPVKEVFWGPGPNQRAQVFYHGNPRNMWIDGFLYNLRIDAPPKIIRFRDKEHTVLIDGRDGMLLIDKKEYGTYGGKPRFVRLDDERVEMRFTPPPKNIVIDGLQCQIRLDRKIPFIVMDGVARGIRFDGPPRDVIINGQKFLIPTDRAVEVCIDGIFHMVAFGGPSHEIIIDGNWYELQFNGPPREITVGNQRLLVGLPCPPPDVKILDPIENQSLKEPDVEKSGGKRDKRHGSDDRNSPSFGQKKPVSILDLDIAKPPGLNNKDRLKGSPLYDERSRSPDSHKDRRRRSPHRRHSPDRRGGSPQINDQFNGPSMNQTGPPQPRPPFIPGQPFNQGGPNQPFQHGPNQPFPPNQQFPGPNQPPFSSGPNQRFPLGPNQPPFLPGPNQPFPSGPNQIFPPGQNQQMPGPGAMPPFQMGPRPMMQDEGSQGPHPMFQQGPQGQPLQSMPGMPPNMSQSMPMPGQPMPIQGPPVSVAGQLLPGQPMMPPGSVPISVMNQPINPGIMSQPLGGPPNLMPSQQPPTLQPEPLNVESLLQRLIKVGLIAQSGEKAKEEQEKEKEEQDKEKEKEEKKSESESPQKKEEESSDGKEKKKPVRLKLSKPQKIPDLTEMKINILKKQYIGVIQRMYSGIQCTSCGTRFMASQTTLYREHLDWHFRQNQREKKGAKISRYRSWFYELDDWLEYEDVGDSEERAHSSLFEQLAAQAQETPDKESALPQGEDILHCPAATGEDSADVCVVCGDVFEQFFDEESEEWHLKNALRSAGKTYHPVCYEDAQENSTPKEDPGANPMMLQIQKELGMIPADTVVSFPAANVISVSQHDHTPKDINPDTPPEPEGDTTTKEETAPS
- the LOC139486464 gene encoding uncharacterized protein isoform X2; its protein translation is MEDVTEEYRNSLADLTQNSKPLINMLTMLAEDNEIHAAKIVQVIETHLQEVDATKKLPTLYLIDSIIKNLPKSTYPSFFSHNIVNIFCNMFEQVDEKTRQCMFKVRQTWNQHFSSRRMYALDVRVNNIDHAWPLTAPPPSMSSSIHVNPRFLAQQKEEQGLPLPEEPDDDDEAEMRRQLIAKQAEILKLQQKRLELELKETEARLKSQPDSSDSTDLFVGVEAPAEATTSISRDPRIQKDPRIQKDPRLRDPRVCRDPRMRLKPAQPELLPSSEEQPQLTFFGPSTNVPLNQFGGRETEPPTLSSESIMPPQSIHQPPVMTSGPGMLPFPMPSALLPRPMQTASPFLSEFGNQNNQAIPSLKHEPMEQNTFSPKKQYKQKPDVEVKKEKISPDKVHSSPKELESPVKVKIEKSVVASPRKKKLDPRKAASETRVKESKEQEVKNLKATSSHSQEKVRSTNNDTKPRQENHDKGRSRNKDTHDKGKSPNDEEKVKSKLSPSETQHIKNKRTRGDSERDNQKTSEERNGKSESRERENSWKETRSRRSKSPRKSRERSRSPVKETGKGSKVQTRSSKSRSKTDLKQDTKTQNEEPMEDTHKIEHRKPISSLPRIPKRTGTDVDERRKDKDQDDRRLSGSNKRDLDERQDYRDRDSGRNSKKARISQERGLPTMEPVHIHTKLNEDLSALFGNEDQDYRHADTISPRGGGQLGWARYKADHPQDFDSRRSSIEDIDQRQDSLDQRHQAPKVPRDTDFRTPPFSRPPGRSPGYNEPVQRIGQPPSEEDVPQELRIENREQILRKMEMRRKSGELSHQELQTVLRSLSEFDSLQEQKRHHHPGHEPPLLEPEVHRRDERVLPPRLNEPLMDYNSPGKAPIPRQNEPLMEYSSPRKDRSHQHDADIRRDQFRGPDRPKDDRGPREEPVRPSLLGPGPGPRLNKEPDVTGSDRDRPIPGPDPAMNFDVDLRKPTQMDRGPLIDRRPDVEVGRSPVDRPKEVKPSLLGPGPVILKEKEPPIVPKLDPVKRDVEKKEKVFKPKEKKKEGAGLAVGAMLEMLRSENSPDNSQDAPMPKPVVPDALKAPAKENREQKTHRGSQKEERRSKSHREHGRNESHRDERRRDRPRDDRRRDRDAARDENRKDVSRDENRKDTPRDENRREPPRDERVPRLVPKPIYDPDRDDRWMMPGGVRIKDGVLNIFPDGTEEIVVNGQPHHYRMGGPKRIIPFKGDQLEAFIEQTRRTLLINGTAVYKVADPVKEVFWGPGPNQRAQVFYHGNPRNMWIDGFLYNLRIDAPPKIIRFRDKEHTVLIDGRDGMLLIDKKEYGTYGGKPRFVRLDDERVEMRFTPPPKNIVIDGLQCQIRLDRKIPFIVMDGVARGIRFDGPPRDVIINGQKFLIPTDRAVEVCIDGIFHMVAFGGPSHEIIIDGNWYELQFNGPPREITVGNQRLLVGLPCPPPDVKILDPIENQSLKEPDVEKSGGKRDKRHGSDDRNSPSFGQKKPVSILDLDIAKPPGLNNKDRLKGSPLYDERSRSPDSHKDRRRRSPHRRHSPDRRGGSPQINDQFNGPSMNQTGPPQPRPPFIPGQPFNQGGPNQPFQHGPNQPFPPNQQFPGPNQPPFSSGPNQRFPLGPNQPPFLPGPNQPFPSGPNQIFPPGQNQQMPGPGAMPPFQMGPRPMMQDEGSQGPHPMFQQGPQGQPLQSMPGMPPNMSQSMPMPGQPMPIQGPPVSVAGQLLPGQPMMPPGSVPISVMNQPINPGIMSQPLGGPPNLMPSQQPPTLQPEPLNVESLLQRLIKVGLIAQSGEKAKEEQEKEKEEQDKEKEKEEKKSESESPQKKEEESSDGKEKKKPVRLKLSKPQKIPDLTEMKINILKKQYIGVIQRMYSGIQCTSCGTRFMASQTTLYREHLDWHFRQNQREKKGAKISRYRSWFYELDDWLEYEDVGDSEERAHSSLFEQLAAQAQETPDKESALPQGEDILHCPAATGEDSADVCVVCGDVFEQFFDEESEEWHLKNALRSAGKTYHPVCYEDAQENSTPKEDPGANPMMLQIQKELGMIPADTVVSFPAANVISVSQHDHTPKDINPDTPPEPEGDTTTKEETAPS